A window of Terriglobia bacterium contains these coding sequences:
- a CDS encoding CPBP family intramembrane metalloprotease, whose amino-acid sequence MPHSKNPPSPEQQNTAPWAGEAHAPSPGKAVAEDPPWGIGDVVRIAVVAAIAIGLFSMIAMGVAITNAGPVHVSTSDLARNPRVVVPAQFAAYLVVVIYMVWLVRSPGRSFWPVVGWHWPRVRWVGWAGLGVALALMVQAASTLLPIPQSLPIDRYFRDTAGAYMMTVFGVTFAPLVEELFFRGFMYAALARRLGMMAAVLITAALFAFIHTSQLANAWAPLLLLFFVGVVLTAVRARTGSVATTFLVHVGYNGTLFTLLYVASDAFRHLERLS is encoded by the coding sequence TTGCCCCACAGCAAGAATCCGCCTTCCCCGGAGCAACAGAACACTGCGCCTTGGGCTGGAGAAGCGCACGCACCGTCGCCGGGCAAGGCCGTGGCTGAGGATCCGCCGTGGGGAATTGGGGATGTGGTTCGCATCGCGGTGGTAGCGGCAATCGCGATCGGCCTGTTCAGCATGATCGCGATGGGAGTGGCGATCACGAATGCCGGCCCCGTGCACGTCTCCACCTCCGATCTGGCGCGCAATCCGCGGGTGGTGGTTCCGGCGCAATTCGCCGCCTACCTGGTGGTGGTGATCTACATGGTGTGGCTGGTGCGGTCGCCAGGACGGAGCTTCTGGCCCGTGGTCGGCTGGCACTGGCCGCGGGTAAGGTGGGTGGGATGGGCCGGACTCGGTGTCGCGCTGGCGCTGATGGTGCAGGCCGCGTCGACCTTGCTGCCGATTCCCCAGTCGCTGCCCATCGACCGCTATTTCCGCGACACCGCGGGCGCCTACATGATGACGGTTTTCGGCGTGACCTTCGCTCCCTTGGTCGAAGAACTGTTCTTCCGCGGATTCATGTATGCCGCCCTGGCACGCCGGTTGGGAATGATGGCGGCGGTGCTGATCACGGCGGCGCTGTTTGCCTTTATCCACACCTCGCAACTGGCCAATGCCTGGGCGCCGCTGTTGCTGCTGTTCTTCGTCGGCGTGGTGCTGACGGCGGTACGCGCGCGCACGGGATCGGTGGCGACGACGTTTCTTGTCCACGTTGGATACAACGGCACGCTGTTCACCCTGCTCTACGTGGCCAGCGACGCCTTCCGACACCTGGAAAGGCTATCCTGA
- the pyrE gene encoding orotate phosphoribosyltransferase, which produces MVPRQELLAMLARKSFRLGVFKLSSGATSDYYIDCRATTLDAEGARLTARTFVDEFYRRGWTPQAIGGMTLGADPIVVSVAMLTAQQVQSRRPEREPADAIGAWLVHAFIVRKGEKGHGTDQRIEGFRESGARVVIVDDVCTTGASTVQAIEAAREFGFEVIGVMCLVEREEAGGRSNVEKAAAPAPFVSIFTASEIREEHLRLQRVSEARG; this is translated from the coding sequence ATGGTGCCGCGACAAGAACTGCTGGCGATGCTGGCGCGGAAGTCGTTCCGGCTCGGCGTATTCAAGCTATCCTCCGGCGCGACCAGCGACTACTACATCGACTGCCGCGCCACTACGCTGGATGCCGAGGGCGCGCGTCTCACGGCGCGCACGTTCGTGGATGAATTCTACCGGCGCGGCTGGACGCCACAGGCCATCGGCGGCATGACGCTGGGTGCCGATCCGATCGTGGTGTCGGTAGCGATGCTGACCGCGCAGCAGGTGCAGTCGCGGCGTCCCGAGCGCGAGCCAGCCGATGCGATCGGGGCCTGGCTGGTACACGCCTTCATCGTGCGCAAGGGCGAGAAGGGACACGGCACGGACCAGCGCATCGAGGGCTTCCGCGAAAGCGGCGCACGAGTGGTAATCGTGGATGACGTATGCACCACGGGCGCGTCCACGGTGCAAGCGATCGAAGCGGCGCGCGAGTTCGGCTTCGAGGTGATCGGCGTGATGTGCCTGGTGGAGCGCGAGGAGGCGGGTGGACGTTCGAACGTCGAGAAGGCGGCCGCGCCCGCGCCGTTTGTCTCGATTTTCACGGCAAGCGAGATCCGCGAAGAGCACCTGCGGCTGCAAAGAGTTAGTGAAGCGCGCGGCTGA
- the mtnA gene encoding S-methyl-5-thioribose-1-phosphate isomerase: MVKTLEWTEDGVRFIDQRKLPTEETYVTARTYEEVAEAIRNMTVRGAPAIGVAAAMGIALGVRDSDADHLSELRRDFEQICETIGETRPTAVNLFWAIRRMERKFEEAGELPLPQLKQALITEARQMYLEDIAANEAMGRHGAVLLPASGGVLTHCNAGALATCGYGTALGVIRAAIEQGKKLHVYADETRPFLQGSRLTAWELMQDGIPTTVISDNMSGAMMKQGKIRAVVVGADRIAANGDVANKIGTYTVAVLAKEHGIPFYVAAPFSTVDMDTPDGSRIPIEQRSTREVTHIGDRQIAPTGVKVENPAFDVTPHQYVTAIITERGVVRAPYAESLAELAGMAAKS; the protein is encoded by the coding sequence ATGGTTAAAACCTTGGAATGGACGGAAGACGGCGTGCGTTTTATTGATCAGCGCAAGCTGCCCACGGAGGAGACGTACGTCACCGCGCGGACGTATGAAGAGGTCGCGGAGGCGATTCGCAATATGACGGTGCGCGGCGCACCCGCAATCGGGGTCGCGGCGGCGATGGGCATAGCGCTCGGCGTGCGCGATTCCGACGCGGACCACCTTTCCGAGCTGCGGCGAGACTTCGAACAGATTTGCGAAACGATCGGCGAGACGCGCCCGACGGCGGTCAACCTGTTCTGGGCCATCCGGCGCATGGAGCGCAAGTTCGAGGAAGCCGGCGAACTGCCACTGCCGCAACTCAAGCAGGCACTGATCACCGAGGCGCGGCAGATGTACCTGGAAGACATCGCGGCCAACGAAGCCATGGGACGCCACGGCGCAGTGTTGCTGCCGGCCAGCGGCGGCGTGCTCACCCACTGCAATGCGGGCGCACTCGCCACCTGCGGCTACGGAACGGCGCTGGGCGTCATCCGCGCGGCGATCGAGCAGGGCAAGAAACTGCACGTCTACGCCGACGAGACGCGCCCTTTCCTGCAGGGTTCGCGCCTGACCGCGTGGGAACTGATGCAGGACGGCATTCCCACTACGGTGATCTCCGACAACATGTCCGGGGCGATGATGAAACAGGGGAAGATCAGGGCCGTGGTGGTGGGCGCAGACCGGATTGCCGCCAACGGCGACGTCGCCAACAAAATCGGCACCTACACCGTCGCGGTGCTGGCGAAAGAACACGGAATTCCTTTCTATGTAGCCGCGCCGTTTTCCACGGTTGACATGGACACGCCCGACGGCAGCCGCATTCCCATCGAGCAGCGCTCCACGCGCGAAGTCACGCATATCGGCGACCGCCAGATTGCGCCCACCGGCGTCAAGGTGGAGAACCCCGCCTTCGACGTGACCCCGCACCAGTACGTCACCGCGATCATCACCGAACGTGGCGTCGTGCGGGCGCCGTACGCGGAGTCGCTGGCGGAATTGGCTGGCATGGCGGCCAAATCCTAG
- a CDS encoding DUF4118 domain-containing protein gives MPRFKFVAEAANSRLVRWYIGPAMLVAIALLITLQVPDVELHSFFSIFLAAVAVSAFEGGWQAGAVAAALSMFASDIFFLRPTWDSLVNNPNQSPRLTSVLLIENRSDWIRLIAFAFTSFIICLLAALVERKEQAVRGAQQSVTLQRKEIEFLKSTAKIWTWEYDLQNRRVTWTNMYSTIAMRREEPVEIWLESIHPEDRNRVKAALDRALVEGEFEAEYRVFVNQAEPRRVMGRAVLYSIGGQLAGLRGIEIDRETRGSPVAASAKTKPPPRAG, from the coding sequence ATGCCCCGTTTCAAGTTCGTCGCCGAAGCTGCGAACAGCCGCTTGGTGCGCTGGTACATCGGACCGGCGATGCTGGTCGCAATTGCCCTGCTGATCACCCTGCAAGTACCCGACGTCGAACTGCACTCGTTCTTCAGTATTTTCCTGGCGGCGGTCGCAGTTTCCGCCTTTGAGGGCGGATGGCAGGCGGGCGCGGTGGCGGCGGCGCTCTCCATGTTCGCCAGCGACATCTTTTTCCTTCGTCCCACCTGGGACTCGCTCGTCAACAATCCCAACCAGTCGCCGCGCCTGACTTCGGTCCTGCTGATCGAAAACCGCAGCGACTGGATTCGCCTGATCGCCTTTGCCTTCACCTCATTCATCATTTGCCTGCTGGCGGCGCTGGTTGAGCGCAAGGAGCAGGCCGTGCGCGGCGCGCAGCAGTCCGTCACCCTGCAGCGGAAAGAAATCGAGTTCCTCAAGAGCACCGCCAAGATTTGGACGTGGGAGTACGACCTGCAAAACCGGCGCGTCACCTGGACCAACATGTACAGCACGATTGCCATGCGCCGGGAAGAACCGGTGGAGATATGGCTGGAATCCATTCATCCCGAAGACCGGAATCGCGTGAAGGCCGCGCTTGATCGCGCGCTGGTGGAGGGGGAATTTGAAGCCGAGTATCGTGTCTTCGTGAACCAGGCCGAACCGCGCCGCGTCATGGGCCGGGCCGTGCTTTACTCCATCGGCGGACAACTCGCCGGGCTGCGCGGCATTGAAATTGACCGCGAGACTCGCGGCTCTCCGGTGGCGGCGTCCGCAAAGACTAAACCACCGCCGCGCGCCGGCTGA